A window of the Aspergillus flavus chromosome 6, complete sequence genome harbors these coding sequences:
- a CDS encoding phosphoribosyl transferase domain protein: MATLNSLKEALGQKAVTTPSSSRQQLSDTQYSAGFDIFAGGSEYQDFIIPQLPQLLAPLFNSRLHVSVLEIGPGPKSVLGYLPHSLRKKVRRYAAFEPNELFATKVEKWLCTSLEAEFPLPCLASPPGIHRLPFVLNSNINSDASTSTNISDERFDLVLFCHSMYGMKPKDKFIEQALEMLVEAPQGGMVVVFHRDGTLSLNGLVCHRTACFPTGAIRVLDEDKVLDNFASFVAGFVMEDTEADKATRLEWRKVCRALGRREEAYPDHLLFSSPSVMAAFTQHATTLPELTAQVPLVKDKTVKNREAFHHGSASIVRPTEVQHVQQCVQWARKHEVGLTVVGGGHSGQCLWPNVVSVDMSAFDHIHILPAGKDGGESSSDSVVIAGAGCKTGDIVRKTMAAGLTVPLGARPSVGAGLWLQGGIGHLARLYGLACDAIIGAVVVSVDSGEALCIGHVPSQHRPAGAVRPKNESDLLWAIKGAGSNFGIVVSITFKAYVAPVHLIRSWVIPLSDSLEARRRLSDLDNLIASKLPRNCSADAYLYWEFGQLHLGITMFEASTTRLISDTSTPTPPPVDVDTILGLDGKFDVVDGIGLFDAEMYMSQMHGGHGGCKTSAFKRCVFLKNIGAVNVADILTTAVGTRPTPLCYLHLLHGGGAVSQVASGATAFGCRDWDYACVITGVWPRDQDGTEIAHAVERWVYNVARDLLPLSSGVYGADLGPDPRDAILAAKAFGPNRPRLARLKHCSDPHNVLAYACPLPRVSMKQRLIILVTGDSCAGKDYCADIWVSALLAYNHKDLTARAVSISDATKREYATATGADLNRLLSDRAYKEQHRPALTAFFQDQVRHRPRLPEEHFLNVVDSAADVDVLLITGMRDEAPVATFSHLVPDARLLEVRVQAGEEMRRARGGCHGSDDDSNDNKNNDNGRLNLTALDHHPDLIFHNDTTGDKAAKAFADYYLLPFCHEDLQRLTDMVRQVPDFPRLGIEFRHVLDISQQPGGLTLCTSLLQSHFTGDWAKVDAVACCEAGGFVYASALASQVGVPLALIREAGKLPPPTISVAKSPSHVSLSTSNGMNEKRIEMARGLIPRGGSVVVVDDVLATGNTLCAVLQLLDEAGISSKDVTIMVVAEFPLHRGREFLRQRGFGGVKIQSLLVFDGA, encoded by the coding sequence ATGGCTACCCTCAATTCCTTGAAGGAGGCCCTTGGGCAAAAAGCTGTAACTACGCCGTCATCCTCGAGGCAGCAGTTGTCCGACACACAGTACAGCGCTGGCTTCGATATCTTCGCTGGAGGGTCAGAATACCAAGACTTTATTATTCCTCAACTACCTCAGCTGCTAGCCCCTCTCTTCAACTCCCGTCTTCATGTCTCGGTGCTGGAAATTGGACCTGGCCCGAAGAGCGTGCTCGGGTATCTACCCCACAGTCTAAGAAAGAAGGTCAGAAGATACGCGGCATTTGAGCCTAACGAATTGTTCGCTACAAAGGTGGAGAAATGGCTCTGCACTTCTTTGGAGGCAGAGTTTCCGCTGCCCTGTCTGGCAAGCCCGCCCGGCATTCATCGACTCCCATTTGTTCTGAATAGCAACATAAACAGCGATGCCAGCACTAGTACAAATATTAGTGATGAAAGGTTCGATCTTGTCTTATTTTGCCACAGCATGTATGGTATGAAGCCCAAAGACAAGTTCATTGAACAGGCGCTGGAAATGCTTGTCGAGGCACCCCAAGGCGGAATGGTGGTAGTTTTTCATCGCGATGGAACCTTGAGCCTCAACGGATTAGTGTGCCATAGAACAGCTTGCTTCCCTACCGGGGCTATTCGCGTGCTAGATGAAGACAAGGTGTTAGACAATTTCGCTTCGTTCGTCGCGGGCTTTGTCATGGAGGACACAGAGGCGGACAAGGCTACTCGACTCGAGTGGCGTAAAGTGTGCCGCGCCTTGGGCCGTCGTGAAGAAGCCTATCCAGACCATCTCTTGTTCAGCTCTCCCAGCGTCATGGCGGCCTTTACCCAACATGCGACCACGTTGCCAGAGTTGACGGCGCAGGTACCGTTGGTGAAGGATAAGACGGTTAAGAACCGGGAGGCTTTCCACCATGGCTCTGCTTCAATTGTTAGACCTACAGAAGTCCAGCATGTCCAGCAGTGCGTTCAGTGGGCTCGGAAGCACGAGGTCGGTCTGACCGTCGTTGGTGGGGGTCACAGCGGCCAGTGTCTATGGCCCAACGTCGTCTCCGTCGATATGAGCGCCTTTGACCACATACACATTCTCCCGGCTGGgaaagatggaggagaatcCAGCTCTGATTCCGTGGTCATCGCTGGGGCTGGCTGCAAGACGGGGGATATCGTTCGCAAAACCATGGCGGCCGGCCTGACAGTGCCCTTGGGAGCTCGTCCAAGCGTAGGCGCGGGACTATGGCTACAAGGCGGTATCGGGCACCTGGCTAGGCTATATGGCCTCGCGTGCGACGCCATAATCGGTGCCGTGGTGGTCAGCGTCGACTCTGGCGAGGCTCTCTGCATTGGCCATGTACCAAGCCAACACCGGCCGGCCGGTGCGGTGCGCCCCAAAAATGAATCTGATCTTTTATGGGCCATAAAAGGCGCTGGGAGCAACTTTGGTATCGTAGTCAGTATTACCTTCAAGGCATACGTGGCTCCGGTTCACTTGATTCGAAGCTGGGTTATCCCGCTGAGTGACAGCCTCGAGGCGCGGCGCAGGCTGAGCGATTTGGATAACCTCATCGCTAGCAAGCTTCCACGGAACTGTTCTGCAGATGCGTATCTATATTGGGAGTTCGGTCAGCTGCATCTTGGCATAACCATGTTTGAAGCTTCCACGACTAGGCTTATCTCTGATACATCCACGCCTACGCCCCCGCCTGTGGACGTAGACACAATTTTGGGACTAGATGGCAAATTTGATGTCGTGGATGGCATCGGTTTGTTCGATGCCGAGATGTACATGTCCCAGATGCACGGCGGACATGGCGGCTGCAAGACATCTGCGTTCAAGCGATGTGTATTCTTAAAAAATATCGGAGCAGTGAACGTCGCCGACATCTTAACGACGGCCGTTGGGACTCGTCCCACGCCACTCTGCTATCTCCATCTACTACACGGTGGCGGCGCGGTCAGCCAAGTGGCGTCCGGTGCTACTGCGTTTGGTTGTCGAGACTGGGATTATGCCTGCGTGATAACTGGTGTATGGCCCCGCGACCAGGATGGAACTGAGATCGCTCATGCTGTCGAGCGGTGGGTATATAATGTCGCCAGGGATTTATTACCCTTGAGTAGCGGAGTTTACGGCGCAGACCTTGGGCCAGACCCCAGAGACGCCATTCTGGCGGCCAAGGCTTTTGGCCCAAACCGGCCGCGCCTGGCTCGTCTCAAGCACTGTTCAGACCCGCATAATGTGCTGGCTTACGCCTGCCCACTCCCCAGAGTGTCGATGAAACAGAGACTCATCATTCTTGTTACGGGCGACAGCTGCGCTGGCAAGGACTATTGTGCCGACATCTGGGTCTCCGCATTACTCGCATACAACCACAAGGACCTCACGGCACGCGCAGTCAGCATTAGCGATGCGACTAAGCGAGAGTACGCGACGGCCACTGGTGCCGACCTGAACCGTCTGCTTTCTGACCGTGCCTACAAGGAGCAACACCGGCCAGCATTGACGGCATTCTTCCAGGACCAGGTGCGTCACCGTCCTCGGCTGCCAGAGGAACATTTCCTGAATGTGGTGGACAGCGCTGCAGATGTGGACGTGCTGCTAATCACGGGTATGCGAGATGAGGCGCCGGTAGCAACCTTTTCACATCTGGTGCCAGACGCTAGACTGCTCGAAGTTCGCGTTCAAGCTGGTGAAGAGATGCGGCGGGCTCGCGGAGGGTGCCATGGCAGTGATGATGACTCTAATGACAACAAGAATAACGACAATGGCAGGTTGAATCTGACAGCCTTGGACCACCACCCcgacctcatcttccacaaTGATACGACCGGAGACAAAGCGGCAAAAGCGTTTGCCGACTACTACCTACTTCCCTTCTGCCATGAGGACCTGCAACGACTGACCGACATGGTGCGCCAGGTACCCGACTTTCCACGCTTGGGCATCGAGTTCCGCCATGTACTCGATATCTCCCAGCAGCCAGGCGGGCTGACTCTCTGCACATCTCTGCTGCAGTCTCACTTCACCGGTGACTGGGCCAAAGTTGATGCAGTAGCATGCTGTGAGGCCGGCGGCTTTGTCTATGCATCAGCGTTAGCTTCGCAGGTTGGTGTACCCTTGGCGTTGATTCGCGAAGCCGGTAAGCTTCCGCCGCCCACGATCTCTGTTGCCAAATCTCCATCGCATGTCTCGCTTTCGACATCCAATGGTATGAATGAGAAGAGGATCGAGATGGCCCGGGGTTTGATCCCCCGAGGCGGGtcagtggtggtagtggaCGATGTGCTTGCCACGGGGAACACACTTTGTGCGGTGCTGCAGCTCTTAGATGAAGCTGGTATCAGTAGTAAGGATGTTACTATTATGGTTGTGGCTGAATTTCCTCTTCACCGTGGCCGGGAATTTTTGCGGCAGCGTGGATTTGGCGGAGTTAAGATTCAAAGCCTTCTGGTCTTTGATGGTGCttag
- the veA gene encoding velvet complex, whose product MATRAPLAPPPNETEASVSRITREGKKLTYKLNVMQQPERARACGAGAKSSADRRPVDPPPVVELRVYESDPNDDLNKTDITFAYNANFFLYATLETARPMAQGRFAPNPTCPVLTGVPVAGVAYLDRPSQAGYFIFPDLSVRHEGVYRLNFHLYEETKESKDANENAPIQSMSNPMPSKPMAPKSFLEFRLEVVSVPFTVFSAKKFPGLATSTSLSRVIAEQGCRVRIRRDVRMRRRGEKRTDDYDYDEERVYRSSDRISTPDTHGYAGTPVERPRSTSTSTVDPSFPYGVDAQRRSSGATEYGFQGAQPYQRPLPPAPGPAPAAVSTPAPPAPPAPPSHNPGYQSHLSFGSTQTQYPAPQLPPTPQTASTLAAPYSPHPSYSHARNPSTSAEYETPGYSYPPSRMSTERSSYPKNGLPPLRLEPPKPLNMPSGEPRSSDPNAYHSVAQSAAPRSQTPSSSLVPSLPPLKALSGDYPNNLSQSSSSTSQSPSHDLGAGKKFFWDTGASLSKRSYEDSFGHDDRPLYNGMRPDTESYPRRLSDASRNFYNETRDEMAYKRANGRMATKISPALQ is encoded by the exons ATGGCGACACGAGCTCCTTTGGCGCCTCCGCCGAACGAGACGGAAGCCTCCGTCAGCCGGATCACTCGAGAGGGCAAGAAGCTCACCTATAAACTCAATGTCATGCAACAGCCTGAGCGTGCGCGAGCCTGCGGTGCAGGTGCAAAGT CCTCTGCGGACCGTCGTCCAGTCGATCCTCCACCGGTCGTCGAACTTCGAGTGTACGAGTCCGATCCCAACGACGACCTCAACAAGACCGACATCACCTTCGCATACAACGCCAATTTCTTCCTGTACGCCACTTTGGAAACCGCTCGTCCCATGGCCCAAGGCCGTTTTGCCCCGAATCCGACTTGTCCAGTATTGACCGGTGTGCCCGTGGCTGGAGTGGCTTACTTGGACCGCCCATCTCAAGCCGGTTACTTCATCTTCCCCGATCTTTCCGTGCGGCATGAAGGTGTATATCGATTGAACTTCCACCTGTACGAGGAAACCAAGGAGAGCAAGGATGCGAACGAGAATGCTCCGATCCAGTCCATGTCCAACCCAATGCCATCGAAGCCGATGGCGCCGAAGTCATTCCTGGAGTTTCGTCTCGAGGTCGTTTCCGTTCCGTTCACCGTATTTAGCGCCAAGAAGTTCCCAGGATTGGCCACGAGTACCTCCCTGAGTCGGGTCATTGCGGAGCAAGGTTGTCGTGTGCGGATTCGACGTGATGTCCGCATGAGACGTCGGGGAGAGAAGCGCACCGATGACTACGACTACGATGAGGAGAGAGTCTACCGATCTTCTGACCGAATCTCTACCCCAGATACCCACGGGTACGCCGGCACTCCCGTTGAACGTCCTCGATCAACCAGTACCAGCACGGTGGATCCCTCATTCCCCTACGGTGTCGATGCTCAGCGCCGGTCATCTGGCGCGACCGAGTATGGTTTCCAGGGTGCACAGCCGTACCAACGACCATTGCCGCCTGCTCCGGGTCCCGCACCAGCCGCTGTTTCCACGCCCGCTCCTCCCGCTCCTCCCGCGCCACCATCCCATAATCCTGGATATCAATCGCATCTTTCCTTTGGCTCGACTCAAACTCAATATCCAGCTCCCCAGCTGCCTCCAACTCCACAGACCGCGTCGACATTGGCAGCTCCGTACTCGCCCCATCCATCGTATTCTCATGCTCGGAATCCATCGACGAGCGCCGAGTATGAAACGCCCGGTTACTCCTATCCGCCATCACGGATGTCAACGGAACGTTCCAGCTATCCCAAGAATGGCTTGCCTCCGCTCCGCTTGGAACCGCCTAAGCCACTAAATATGCCATCCGGCGAGCCACGCTCGTCCGATCCGAACGCATATCATTCCGTGGCTCAATCGGCGGCACCCCGGTCTCAGACACCGTCATCCAGTCTGGTGCCTTCCCTTCCGCCCCTCAAGGCTCTATCGGGGGATTATCCCAACAACCTCTCTCAATCATCCAGCAGTACCTCTCAGAGCCCCAGTCACGATCTCGGCGCTGGCAAGAAGTTCTTCTGGGATACGGGCGCCAGCCTGTCCAAGCGGTCGTACGAAGATTCGTTTGGCCATGATGATCGTCCACTCTACAACGGCATGCGCCCCGATACGGAAAGTTATCCTCGGAGGCTGTCAGATGCCAGTCGGAACTTCTACAACGAAACGCGCGATGAAATGGCGTACAAACGAGCCAACGGGAGAATGGCCACGAAGATATCCCCTGCACTCCAGTAA